The DNA segment TATGAAAACTCACCGATGGCGATAACcctctattaaaatataatttttaaatgcagcaatgtataaaaaaatattgattataatatatcaatgataatgtaattttattaattaacatatgaATTACCATCTTCAGTAAGATTTTTAGTTGCTCCTTGATTAacattctcatttttttcttcaagaagtgtcgtgttaattttttcaagaattttatcaaaagaagCCGTACCCATATAGTCTGGACAACCCTTTTCCCAAGACAATCTGTTATCCTTTGGAGGTTCAACTATATGAACGTTTTGTGGTGCATTAAAGTATTGAATAGATGAGGATGAATCTTTGGCAAGAGATGGATTTTGAGTGGAAAAAGATCCAAGTAAGCTAACGTCCTAAAacggagtttaaaaaaaaaattagaaaggcTATAGAACAATAAATTGATGAAGTAAAATTATacgaaaatttaaatatcttctGTTTTGATCACATGAAACAAACATTACTTGAGACGATGATGAATTATCCACATTCCGACCTTTTTCTTTTGATGAAGATATGGAAGAGGATAAAATGGGAGAACTAGGATGTGTAACACTAGCGGAATCATCCCATACATCTTGTTTTTTACTACTTATGACCGCAACAGTCTTATTGAGCGGTTCAGTCATTGAACTTATCGTATGGACGCAttgatttgttttatatgaGGTAAAAAAGTAAGGAACTACTTGAGGAGGTTTGGCATTAGGGTACACATAAAGAGAGTTTAGCTGAAATTCAAAAGAAACACCAAGCATATGCTTcaagtaataataaatcaaaaatgttacaCAATTAAGCAAAAATGAGAAACGTTGAATCAACGAACAGTccgattttaaaaaatgaaacatcaaCAAACAATCGTGTTAGATGGTGGCGTAAGATAATTTAAAGCAGTTTTTGATACATAATTGTTGCGATTAAATGTGCTCAACAAATTGACATTTCATATAATGTATCAACAAAAGCTATATAAACTCAATTATACTACAATTATTGGAGccattaaagtaaattaaatagtaCACACAGACACATGCGAATTAAATCACAACAAAgtcaaatgtcaaaaaaaaaaaaaaaatcataaaaataaaagcaatctaagagaaaataaaactcaaaaacACATACATGAGAAATAATGGGTTTAACATGGCTTTCATAGATGGACCACCATTTCTCAAGATGTTCATTGGCATGAGAATCTTCTACTCTAGAAATATGCCTCCCTGTTGATCCCTCAATACGTGCATCCCAAGGTTTCGACATgccaataaaatgaataattttaactgAATCACTAAATCtagaattacaaaaaatatatttatgaatgaaaaatcgAATAGACTTCTTATAAAACAGTTTACTTTTTATATGCAGGAAGATAAGTATAAGTAGATGTGGCACacatgttgtaaacaaaggGCAAGTGTTTTTGAATGTCCTTTGTGGCCCAAGTATCAAAATAGCTGTTAAGAAGACCTTGATCACCACCATCAAAGGAGCCTTCGGTTTTGGCAAAACTGACTAAAGAGTTAAATCTTTCTAGAGAAGGTTTAAATACAAATACTCCAGAGTTAAAGCAATCCGGCCATCCAGCATCAGGAGCTGCAGAGAGTTCTTCGCGATCAAACAGTTCATCGCAAAATTGCATTACctgtattcaatattaaatagagattaatatgatttcaatatagtataaaaattatgaaattatcgAAGAAAAAGTTTTCGTATAACTTTTTAACAGATAAATCATATTCATAAGATTTATGTgtcattcataataataaatacccAAGGTCATTACTGCGATGAAAAACATTTGTAAGGCATCTGTTTATGCAAACTAACTGATgcaattcaaaatttgatacaaaagatgtgattatatatacattatacatatagtttagatttcaaatattcgATCAGTCAAAGAaggggaaatatatataattaagccGGTTAGTTACTTAAGTATGTATAAAGTAGAACAAgaccaaaatgattttttcattttttttcctttaatgtgtcggatggagttgcactaatttagtgtgagtaaacattatagtagaTATTagaattactccatctgaccataTATATAATCTGTGAATGAAAGATAAGTCATAGCAATGAAAAAATTGGTCAATCATAGCCTAAGACaacattgaaaattattctaCCTATAGTAGAAAcagatagataaataatattcaaaaataaaaatattatatataaatagatagatCTCAGCTTGGAACCCTTCCAGAATGTTTTAAGAGCATCacttttaaagaattaatgTCAATGAGAAATTTGCAAATACTCGTACATAAGAATAAGAGATGCAGAAATcgttttcatcttatttttacaCCCCATTAGTTTCTAATGCAATGCAACACGTTTTTGGTGTTTAGTGATAAATGCACATTAAAATTCAATCAATATACGTAACTAAAATAGGTTAACGAAAAAgtgtttcatttatttagtaatcggtaaaaaaatattgaaatatttgggTCGTATTTGAATTGcgtagaataattaatattattcaaggtCAGGAGATAAATCCTGGATTTGcatgatatttacaaaaatgttccTAAGAGCTAGAAAGCTGAggttacatatgtaaatatgtatatgctaATTCCCGcgacttattaaattattaatttcatttaccaTTGTAAATGTAAATGAGAAATGATAATCAATTGTCTTCTTGAAATATACCcgtaatatattgattaaataagttTATGTCATTTTTCAACTTGTAACACCAAGGCACAGCGACTTTTGCAAAGAGTTGCGGAgtacaaattaatcaaaaaatttagtaataaaattttataattaatctatGTATCTCAATGGAGCATACTTTTCGAAAACAGGAATTGATTTTGCACGATAAATCctctagtaaaaaaattctattaagaTATTCAAATGggcaaaggaaaataaatcaatgtgCAATTAGAGGACCACATTTTTGATAttcgaaaaaagtaaaatcattactcttaaaatgatacaataaactatgcacttataaaaaaatagttaaaaagttGTCAAGAAAGTGTGAAACAATTAATACATatgaatgtaataatataaaatatattttaaaaagataccGAGACATATTTCTTGCATGTGTATAATACGAGACTAGTTGTATTTActtagaaattatattaaaatagtttatcaCGTCATAGACTcttctataaatatactttgtttaATGCAGTCTCATCTccaatacataatttttaattatactcatTTAATTAGATATTACTATTGAACCATAAATCCAAATTAGAATGCgtgattattttactattataactgaacggaaattttaaaatagtccaACTATTAAGTTCCTAATATTTTGCGcatatttcagtttttaattttttagaaaaggatttGAATAACAACGTCAATTTTTTAACGTTACATAATCAATTTACACGTTGAAAGTTTAGGAGAgacggaatatttttttcaaaaattagctTCTCAACTTACAAAAGTATCGGCGTCAAGGAAAACACATTTCGAGTATTGTATAAGGCACCAGCAGTGAAGTTTCGTGAATGTAATCCCAAGTTCAGGTCGTTTGAGGAGTTCCAAATTCACAGCATCATAGCTGTCCATTTCTTCAACACATAGTACAGTGTCAAAGGTATCCTTCAAGGCCGTtctacaaaacaaaagaaaaaaaatcaagactcAAATgaattgatagaaaaaatagcCTTTATTACCTCATAGTTTCGCTTTTAAGGGATTTCGTAACCAAGACTGcaagtttcttttttgttccaaCCATTTTTAGGGAATGTGCAAGGACTAAAGCCCCAATGGCGTAGGTTTCGTTCGTGGCCAGAGTAACCCATGCTTCTTCTCCATCTTGAAGCAAAGGAgttggatattattattaacatttgtTAATAAGATACTATAGAAATAAGAAACtcaccattttttatttcttctgtcATTTTGTACGTTCGTCTATTAGCTATTTTGTATCCCCCTTCTCTCCTGACCGGCTTCTCAGGCAAGACtgaataatgtaaatttatcaatatgaatatattatttaaagaaatacaacGCAACACAAtcgttttctttcttttttattcttccacTACCCATATTTCCACCCTCTGCGAAGAACTATTCAGTATATACGGAATAGCTAACTAGCTCTCTCCCATAAGCACAATATAGAAGGTCGTGTGCACATATAAGTTCTAATTCCCACCCTCGTTTCTGCAATATATTTTGCCAATGCCAAGGtcatcttattataaaaaatgtattttcaacatCACTCTCAACAAATAGCAGTTAGTCacttaaattagaaataattctCTATTATGATGAAAATGGTTTCAGAGCTCTGTTACACTGACATGTATGGATTTTCCTTGTTTACAAGTGCCTACATTGATAAGACTTAGAAAGCTCGAATAAAAAGCGCACTCGTCTTGTGAAAGCACTCCTCTTCATACAACAGctaaagaaattaagaaaaaaagagttacaTCATTCATGACAATGAATTATTGATTGCTGACCATACCTTGATAATATTTCGATCACGCATAACATTAACTTCCACTCCTTCAAAGTTATAGTACTTATATATTGTAGCTTTAGTTCACAAGGCATGCGAGAGATAAAGAGAGAAAAGAGCAAAGGTCAGGCTCAAATCATGTGACAAATGATTTCATCATATTATTTCACTTTCCCATACACGATTATAACATTATTAaccaagtttttaaaaataacagttgTGTAAATGACGATCACTAGCTTCAAGATCGTTAGCCTCATgcagaacaaaaatataatcagtgaagaatttaatatatattatgttgatgcataatacaaataaataaaatagcagATCTGCTTTCTATGTTCTACCATCCTTTTGTCTTAAAAGCAAGTAAAGatgttgataaaatttttgatgatatttacggcaataatttattttttcattcactaAAATTATAGCCTATTATCACACTTCTGCATTTAGTATTATTCAATAAAGATAGTTACAAAGtacatttttgtttacataGGTATAACATGgacataaataagatataatatcaCAA comes from the Lepeophtheirus salmonis chromosome 4, UVic_Lsal_1.4, whole genome shotgun sequence genome and includes:
- the Gyg gene encoding glycogenin-1 isoform X1, producing the protein MTEEIKNDGEEAWVTLATNETYAIGALVLAHSLKMVGTKKKLAVLVTKSLKSETMRTALKDTFDTVLCVEEMDSYDAVNLELLKRPELGITFTKLHCWCLIQYSKCVFLDADTFVMQFCDELFDREELSAAPDAGWPDCFNSGVFVFKPSLERFNSLVSFAKTEGSFDGGDQGLLNSYFDTWATKDIQKHLPFVYNMCATSTYTYLPAYKKFSDSVKIIHFIGMSKPWDARIEGSTGRHISRVEDSHANEHLEKWWSIYESHVKPIISHLNSLYVYPNAKPPQVVPYFFTSYKTNQCVHTISSMTEPLNKTVAVISSKKQDVWDDSASVTHPSSPILSSSISSSKEKGRNVDNSSSSQDVSLLGSFSTQNPSLAKDSSSSIQYFNAPQNVHIVEPPKDNRLSWEKGCPDYMGTASFDKILEKINTTLLEEKNENVNQGATKNLTEDEGYRHR
- the Gyg gene encoding glycogenin-1 isoform X3, giving the protein MTEEIKNDGEEAWVTLATNETYAIGALVLAHSLKMVGTKKKLAVLVTKSLKSETMRTALKDTFDTVLCVEEMDSYDAVNLELLKRPELGITFTKLHCWCLIQYSKCVFLDADTFVMQFCDELFDREELSAAPDAGWPDCFNSGVFVFKPSLERFNSLVSFAKTEGSFDGGDQGLLNSYFDTWATKDIQKHLPFVYNMCATSTYTYLPAYKKFSDSVKIIHFIGMSKPWDARIEGSTGRHISRVEDSHANEHLEKWWSIYESHVKPIISHDVSLLGSFSTQNPSLAKDSSSSIQYFNAPQNVHIVEPPKDNRLSWEKGCPDYMGTASFDKILEKINTTLLEEKNENVNQGATKNLTEDEGYRHR
- the Gyg gene encoding glycogenin-1 isoform X2, which codes for MTEEIKNDGEEAWVTLATNETYAIGALVLAHSLKMVGTKKKLAVLVTKSLKSETMRTALKDTFDTVLCVEEMDSYDAVNLELLKRPELGITFTKLHCWCLIQYSKCVFLDADTFVMQFCDELFDREELSAAPDAGWPDCFNSGVFVFKPSLERFNSLVSFAKTEGSFDGGDQGLLNSYFDTWATKDIQKHLPFVYNMCATSTYTYLPAYKKFSDSVKIIHFIGMSKPWDARIEGSTGRHISRVEDSHANEHLEKWWSIYESHVKPIISHLNSLYVYPNAKPPQVVPYFFTSYKTNQCVHTISSMTEPLNKTVAVISSKKQDVWDDSASVTHPSSPILSSSISSSKEKGRNVDNSSSSQDVSLLGSFSTQNPSLAKDSSSSIQYFNAPQNVHIVEPPKDNRLSWEKGCPDYMGTASFDKILEKINTTLLEEKNENVNQGATKNLTEDEP
- the Gyg gene encoding glycogenin-1 isoform X4 — protein: MTEEIKNDGEEAWVTLATNETYAIGALVLAHSLKMVGTKKKLAVLVTKSLKSETMRTALKDTFDTVLCVEEMDSYDAVNLELLKRPELGITFTKLHCWCLIQYSKCVFLDADTFVMQFCDELFDREELSAAPDAGWPDCFNSGVFVFKPSLERFNSLVSFAKTEGSFDGGDQGLLNSYFDTWATKDIQKHLPFVYNMCATSTYTYLPAYKKFSDSVKIIHFIGMSKPWDARIEGSTGRHISRVEDSHANEHLEKWWSIYESHVKPIISHDVSLLGSFSTQNPSLAKDSSSSIQYFNAPQNVHIVEPPKDNRLSWEKGCPDYMGTASFDKILEKINTTLLEEKNENVNQGATKNLTEDEP